In the bacterium BMS3Abin14 genome, one interval contains:
- a CDS encoding tripartite tricarboxylate transporter family receptor — MSGKWMRTLAVATVLLLAAAAPTLAFTPARVTCIAPANPGGGWDFSCRSGARALFDLGFTSKPIKVVNMPGGGGGVAFAHVVTELKGDNNVLVAASRSTTTRLAQGQYTKFTMNDVRWLAANGADYGVISVKADAPWQNLKELMAAWKKDPGKIAVGGGSAVGGQDHMKVMLLAKAAGIEPKKIKYVNFNGGGEAMVSLLGGFVQVFPGDISEVMGQLEAGKIRVLAVLGEHRLPGNLANIPTAVEQGYNATWVVWRGFYMPPGTSDDAYNYWLNALTKMEKSDEWAKMRKQNGLAPFYRGGKDFEKFVKDQIHEIQGLTKELGL, encoded by the coding sequence ATGAGTGGAAAGTGGATGAGAACATTGGCTGTAGCGACTGTCCTGCTTCTTGCGGCAGCCGCTCCCACATTGGCCTTTACCCCGGCCAGAGTAACATGTATCGCGCCGGCCAATCCAGGCGGAGGATGGGACTTTTCATGTCGGTCTGGAGCCAGAGCCCTGTTTGATCTCGGCTTCACAAGCAAACCCATCAAGGTAGTTAACATGCCTGGCGGAGGAGGAGGAGTAGCCTTCGCCCATGTAGTGACCGAACTGAAGGGCGACAATAATGTCCTCGTGGCCGCAAGCAGGTCGACCACGACCCGTCTTGCACAGGGCCAGTACACCAAGTTCACCATGAATGATGTCCGATGGCTGGCTGCCAACGGGGCGGATTACGGAGTCATTTCCGTCAAGGCGGACGCCCCATGGCAGAACCTGAAAGAGCTGATGGCAGCGTGGAAAAAAGATCCAGGCAAGATCGCCGTGGGTGGCGGCAGCGCCGTGGGCGGACAGGACCACATGAAGGTCATGCTCCTCGCCAAGGCCGCCGGCATCGAACCGAAGAAAATCAAGTACGTCAACTTTAACGGCGGGGGCGAAGCCATGGTTTCTCTTCTCGGCGGATTCGTCCAGGTCTTTCCCGGCGACATCTCCGAGGTCATGGGGCAACTCGAGGCGGGCAAGATCAGAGTACTCGCGGTTTTGGGCGAACACCGCCTGCCGGGCAACCTTGCTAATATCCCCACCGCCGTCGAACAGGGCTACAATGCCACGTGGGTAGTCTGGAGGGGATTCTACATGCCCCCCGGAACATCGGACGATGCCTATAATTACTGGCTGAACGCCCTGACAAAGATGGAGAAATCAGATGAATGGGCCAAGATGCGTAAGCAGAACGGCCTGGCTCCTTTCTACAGGGGGGGCAAAGATTTCGAGAAATTCGTCAAAGACCAGATTCATGAGATCCAGGGATTGACAAAGGAGCTTGGTCTGTGA
- a CDS encoding tripartite tricarboxylate transporter TctB family protein, translated as MTDRITGGLLLLITLGYAYMGYHFKVGFMADPIGPKAFPLLITGLLFLFILYILIRPDPEPQWPGLKIWLNMALVLFSLVIYAYALVPLGFIATTTLEVTILAVIFKGQL; from the coding sequence GTGACAGACCGCATTACGGGAGGCCTGCTGCTACTCATCACCCTTGGGTATGCATACATGGGCTATCACTTCAAGGTGGGGTTCATGGCGGACCCCATCGGTCCCAAGGCGTTTCCTCTCCTCATCACCGGCCTCCTTTTTCTATTCATTCTGTACATCCTGATCAGGCCAGACCCCGAGCCCCAGTGGCCCGGCCTCAAAATCTGGCTGAACATGGCCTTGGTCCTGTTCAGCCTGGTCATCTATGCCTACGCCCTCGTACCCCTGGGGTTCATCGCGACCACCACGCTGGAAGTAACCATCCTGGCCGTCATATTCAAGGGGCAACTCTGA
- a CDS encoding tripartite tricarboxylate transporter TctA family protein has protein sequence MDVFHSLMMGFSVALRPLNLGVAFAGCLVGTVIGVLPGIGPITGVAILVPLTFAIKLPPESALILLAGIYYGAMYGGSTTSILLNVPGETASVVTTIDGYQMARQGRAGPALAISAIGSFIAGTISVIGLMLFGPFLANVAIRFGPAEYLALMVFAFSMISSLAGRNLAKAMISTLFGLMLATVGLDPGSAVPRYTFGQLKLYDGMDFLVVAIGLFAISEVLSLLEETHTGQTAKAEMGKVYISFKEFMFSLGAILRGSFLGFFIGVLPGAGASIASFISYTLEKRVSNRNDTFGKGDIRGVAGPESANNAAAGGALIPLLTLGIPGSGTTAVLLGAIMGMNIVPGPLMFQQHPDVVWGLVASMYIGNLMLLVLNLPLVGLFVKILLIPNWFLIPAVTAISFIGVYSVNNSPFDLLRLQAEDGLLESFGNQYSASDAHDQHYPYVEKSPPAMLPDDVLNILD, from the coding sequence ATGGACGTCTTTCACTCTTTAATGATGGGGTTTTCCGTCGCTTTAAGGCCCCTGAACCTCGGTGTGGCTTTCGCCGGCTGCCTGGTTGGAACCGTGATCGGGGTTCTTCCCGGCATCGGCCCCATCACGGGGGTAGCTATTCTGGTTCCCCTTACCTTCGCCATCAAACTCCCGCCGGAATCGGCCCTCATTCTCCTGGCCGGGATTTATTACGGGGCAATGTACGGAGGGTCCACTACGAGTATTCTGCTGAATGTGCCCGGTGAGACGGCCTCGGTGGTCACCACCATCGATGGATACCAGATGGCCCGCCAGGGCCGCGCGGGCCCTGCTCTCGCCATCTCCGCCATCGGTTCCTTCATCGCCGGCACCATCTCGGTTATCGGCCTGATGCTCTTCGGCCCTTTTCTGGCTAACGTTGCGATCCGCTTCGGCCCGGCCGAATATCTGGCCCTGATGGTATTCGCTTTCTCAATGATTTCCAGCCTTGCGGGCAGGAATCTTGCCAAAGCCATGATCTCCACCCTCTTCGGCCTCATGCTCGCCACCGTGGGTCTGGATCCGGGCAGCGCCGTTCCACGCTATACATTCGGCCAACTGAAACTCTACGACGGGATGGACTTCCTCGTGGTGGCAATCGGCCTCTTCGCCATCAGCGAGGTCCTGTCCCTTCTGGAGGAAACCCACACCGGCCAGACGGCCAAGGCCGAGATGGGGAAGGTCTATATCTCGTTCAAGGAGTTCATGTTTTCACTGGGAGCTATCCTCCGGGGCAGCTTCCTGGGATTTTTCATAGGCGTCCTTCCCGGCGCCGGCGCTTCCATCGCCAGTTTCATCTCCTACACCCTCGAGAAGAGGGTTTCCAACCGAAACGACACCTTCGGCAAGGGCGACATACGGGGGGTGGCCGGTCCTGAGTCGGCCAACAACGCCGCAGCCGGGGGGGCGCTCATTCCATTGCTTACCCTGGGAATACCGGGAAGTGGAACCACAGCTGTCCTGTTGGGCGCCATCATGGGGATGAACATCGTACCCGGGCCTCTCATGTTCCAGCAGCACCCCGATGTGGTGTGGGGCCTGGTGGCGTCCATGTACATAGGCAACCTGATGCTGCTGGTCCTCAACCTTCCCCTAGTGGGGCTATTCGTCAAGATCCTCCTTATACCCAATTGGTTCCTCATCCCGGCCGTGACGGCCATCAGCTTCATCGGCGTCTATTCCGTCAACAACAGCCCCTTCGATCTCCTCCGGCTCCAGGCCGAAGATGGCCTTCTTGAATCTTTTGGCAATCAATACAGCGCCTCCGATGCCCACGATCAGCATTATCCCTATGTAGAAAAATCCCCGCCTGCGATGCTCCCGGATGATGTGCTGAACATTCTCGATTAG
- the cspD gene encoding cold shock-like protein CspD, with protein MAEGTVKWFNESKGFGFIEQAEGPDVFVHFSAIQGDGFKTLNEGQKVSFEVVDGPKGPQANNVTAL; from the coding sequence ATGGCAGAAGGAACTGTAAAGTGGTTTAACGAGTCCAAGGGTTTCGGGTTCATCGAGCAGGCCGAAGGCCCAGACGTTTTCGTCCATTTCTCGGCAATTCAGGGTGACGGCTTCAAGACCCTGAATGAGGGCCAGAAAGTGAGCTTTGAGGTTGTAGACGGCCCCAAGGGACCTCAGGCCAATAACGTCACCGCTCTGTAA
- a CDS encoding NMT1/THI5 like protein, translating to MNNKLNLLKTSIVSLGILATAFASPSGVPNAAAASDTISFGVLPVIQALPLFVAYEKGYFSDEGLNVELITFKSGLEKDAAMAARSTQGYFGDMLTSLILDANQTPSRMVATLYNTTGDQRMFAILAAPGTGKPSLAELAEAGIAGSSNTVIEYLTRKLLQAEAPGAKLNLIEAKSIPSRVPMLLSGRVPGAVLPEPLVTFVEKKGATVVADDRGKGIAPPSVPDRRLVMDSYNWLRNKGILKSELTWPEMVQEGLLD from the coding sequence ATGAATAATAAGTTGAACCTCCTTAAGACAAGTATCGTTTCACTTGGAATCCTGGCCACAGCCTTTGCTTCCCCGAGTGGGGTCCCCAACGCCGCGGCGGCCTCCGACACCATTTCCTTCGGGGTGCTTCCCGTCATTCAGGCACTTCCCCTGTTCGTCGCATATGAGAAGGGATACTTTTCCGACGAGGGCCTGAATGTGGAATTAATAACCTTCAAGTCCGGTCTTGAAAAGGACGCCGCCATGGCCGCCCGAAGTACCCAGGGATACTTCGGGGACATGCTCACGTCTCTTATTCTTGACGCCAACCAGACCCCTTCGAGGATGGTTGCCACCCTCTACAACACCACTGGTGACCAGCGCATGTTCGCCATTCTTGCCGCGCCCGGCACAGGTAAACCGTCCCTGGCAGAGCTTGCCGAAGCTGGAATAGCGGGCAGCTCCAACACCGTTATCGAGTACCTTACCCGTAAACTCCTTCAGGCCGAAGCGCCGGGGGCAAAGCTCAACCTCATCGAGGCGAAGAGTATTCCGTCCCGGGTTCCCATGCTTCTTTCCGGAAGGGTTCCCGGGGCCGTTCTCCCCGAACCACTCGTGACCTTCGTTGAGAAGAAGGGTGCCACGGTGGTTGCGGACGACCGTGGAAAGGGGATCGCGCCTCCGTCAGTTCCGGATCGCCGTCTTGTGATGGATTCCTATAATTGGCTCCGGAACAAGGGGATACTCAAATCCGAACTGACCTGGCCGGAGATGGTCCAGGAGGGATTACTGGATTGA